In a genomic window of Candidatus Dormiibacterota bacterium:
- a CDS encoding beta-phosphoglucomutase family hydrolase encodes MTGTRSDVTPALGLPAAVVACLFDLDGVLTRTATVHFAAWKQMFDGYLRDRAARTGEPFTAFEQHDYNEYVDGRPREDGVRGFLASRGITLPEGGPGDPPGAETVAALSGRKNELVLRVIREQGVEVYPGSVRYVRAVADAGLRRAVVSSSANCRDILAAAGIDDLFEVVVDGLVAHRLGLRGKPAPDTFLEGARQLGVEPARAAVFEDALAGVEAGRAGGFAYVVGVDRVGQAEELLRHGADVVVSDLAELLGPR; translated from the coding sequence GTGACCGGCACTCGATCCGACGTGACCCCCGCGCTGGGGCTGCCGGCGGCGGTGGTCGCCTGCCTGTTCGACCTCGACGGCGTGCTCACCCGGACGGCCACGGTGCACTTCGCCGCCTGGAAGCAGATGTTCGACGGCTACCTGCGGGACCGGGCGGCACGCACCGGCGAGCCGTTCACCGCCTTCGAGCAGCACGACTACAACGAGTACGTCGACGGCCGGCCGCGCGAGGACGGGGTGCGCGGCTTCCTCGCCTCGCGGGGCATCACCCTCCCCGAGGGCGGCCCCGGCGACCCCCCCGGCGCGGAGACGGTGGCCGCCCTCTCCGGCCGCAAGAACGAGCTGGTTCTCCGGGTGATCCGCGAGCAGGGGGTGGAGGTGTACCCGGGATCGGTGCGCTACGTTCGCGCGGTGGCCGACGCCGGACTCCGCCGGGCGGTGGTCTCGTCGAGCGCCAACTGCCGGGACATCCTCGCCGCCGCCGGGATCGACGACCTGTTCGAGGTGGTGGTCGACGGCCTCGTCGCCCACCGGCTGGGGCTCCGCGGCAAGCCCGCCCCGGACACGTTCCTCGAGGGCGCCCGCCAGCTCGGCGTCGAGCCCGCCCGGGCGGCGGTGTTCGAGGACGCGCTCGCCGGGGTGGAGGCGGGCCGCGCCGGTGGCTTCGCCTACGTGGTCGGGGTCGATCGGGTCGGGCAGGCCGAGGAGCTGCTCCGCCACGGCGCCGACGTCGTCGTCTCCGACCTCGCCGAGCTGCTGGGGCCGCGGTGA
- a CDS encoding vitamin B12-dependent ribonucleotide reductase — protein sequence MDNPLPSSGSSDDLDASAPQPAADVRGVRAGRRGESAAGRGQKGERRTTGTAPGGLRIERRFTREGVHPYDAVQWEKRTAAIGNEKGETVFEQRDCDIPASWSQMATNVVVSKYFRGPLDTPRRETSVRQVISRVADTIAAWGLEGGYLAGPESARAFQDELTHLVLHQMMSFNSPVWFNVGVPGTRPQASACFINSVDDTMDSILKLAHTEGMLFKYGSGTGTNLSPIRSSQEALAGGGAASGPVSFMRGFDAFAGVIKSGGTTRRAAKMVILNVDHPDIREFITCKVTEERKAWALIEAGYDGAFTGEAYASIFFQNSNNSVRVTDDFMRAVIEDRDWHLRAVTDSERILHTVKARELMRLMAESAHQCGDPGMQYDTTINDWHTSANSGRINASNPCSEYMYLDDSACNLASLNLMTFLREDGTFDVAGFRHAVSITITAMEILVSNASYPTPRIAENSERYRPLGLGYANLGALLMARSAPYDSPQGRELASCITAVMTGEAYAQSARIAREVGPFAGYAENRQPMLRVIGKHREAAYRIADDHVEAQLLTAARRAWDEAHELGAVHGYRNGQATVLAPTGTIGFMMDCDTTGVEPDIALVKYKKLVGGGMLKIVNRTVPLALRRLGYGEAAVKDIVAHIDAKDTIEGAPHLREEDLAVFDCAFKPAGGTRSIAWQGHVRMMGAVQPFLSGAISKTVNMPQDATVDDVERAYLDAWKMGLKALAIYRDGSKRSQPVGTTIASTTGAKQTADRPLRRRLPSERQAVTHKFEIGGHEGYITVGLYEDGTPGEIFVKMAKEGSTVSGLMDSFATAISLTLQYGVPLKVLVDKFSHARFEPSGYTGNPEIPIAKSIMDYIFRWLASRFLPWEERDALGIIRRDGTEPGDEPQLETRIVAAPAVAAARHDVPVVSRTAPTAFLNQEDAPSCSDCGSLMVRSGACYKCLNCGGTSGCS from the coding sequence GTGGATAACCCCCTGCCCTCCTCCGGATCGTCCGACGACCTCGACGCCTCGGCCCCCCAGCCCGCGGCGGACGTGCGCGGCGTGCGCGCGGGACGCCGGGGTGAGTCCGCCGCCGGCCGCGGCCAGAAGGGGGAGCGGCGCACCACCGGCACCGCCCCCGGCGGCCTCCGGATCGAGCGGCGCTTCACCCGCGAGGGGGTCCACCCCTACGACGCGGTGCAGTGGGAGAAGCGCACCGCCGCCATCGGCAACGAGAAGGGCGAGACCGTCTTCGAGCAGCGCGACTGCGACATCCCGGCGTCGTGGTCGCAGATGGCCACCAACGTGGTGGTGAGCAAGTACTTCCGCGGCCCCCTCGACACCCCGCGGCGCGAGACCAGCGTCCGCCAGGTGATCTCCCGGGTGGCCGACACCATCGCCGCCTGGGGCCTCGAGGGCGGCTACCTGGCCGGGCCCGAGTCGGCCCGCGCCTTCCAGGACGAGCTGACCCACCTGGTGCTCCACCAGATGATGTCGTTCAACAGCCCGGTCTGGTTCAACGTGGGGGTGCCCGGCACCCGTCCCCAGGCCTCGGCGTGCTTCATCAACAGCGTCGACGACACCATGGACTCGATCCTGAAGCTGGCCCACACCGAGGGCATGCTCTTCAAGTACGGCAGCGGCACGGGCACCAACCTCAGCCCGATCCGCTCCTCGCAGGAGGCGCTCGCCGGCGGCGGCGCGGCCAGCGGCCCGGTCTCCTTCATGCGCGGCTTCGATGCATTCGCGGGAGTCATCAAGTCGGGGGGCACCACCCGGCGCGCCGCCAAGATGGTGATCCTCAACGTCGACCATCCCGACATCCGCGAGTTCATCACCTGCAAGGTGACCGAGGAGCGCAAGGCCTGGGCACTGATCGAGGCCGGCTACGACGGCGCCTTCACCGGCGAGGCCTACGCGTCGATCTTCTTCCAGAACAGCAACAACTCGGTCCGGGTCACCGACGACTTCATGCGCGCGGTGATCGAGGACCGGGACTGGCACCTGCGGGCGGTCACCGACTCCGAGCGCATCCTCCACACCGTGAAGGCGCGCGAGCTGATGCGGCTGATGGCGGAGTCGGCGCACCAGTGCGGCGACCCCGGCATGCAGTACGACACCACCATCAACGACTGGCACACCTCGGCGAACTCGGGGCGGATCAACGCGAGCAACCCCTGCAGCGAGTACATGTATCTCGACGACTCGGCCTGCAACCTCGCCTCGCTCAACCTCATGACCTTCCTCCGCGAGGACGGCACCTTCGACGTCGCCGGGTTCCGGCATGCGGTCAGCATCACCATCACCGCGATGGAGATCCTGGTCAGCAACGCCAGCTACCCGACCCCGCGGATCGCCGAGAACAGCGAGCGCTACCGGCCGCTGGGGCTGGGCTACGCCAACCTCGGCGCCCTGCTGATGGCGCGGAGCGCGCCCTACGACTCGCCGCAGGGACGCGAGCTGGCCTCCTGCATCACCGCGGTCATGACCGGCGAGGCCTACGCGCAGTCGGCGCGCATCGCCCGCGAGGTGGGCCCCTTCGCCGGCTATGCGGAGAACCGGCAGCCGATGCTGCGGGTGATCGGCAAGCACCGTGAGGCCGCCTACCGGATCGCCGACGACCACGTCGAGGCCCAGCTGCTCACCGCGGCGCGACGCGCCTGGGACGAGGCCCACGAGCTGGGCGCGGTGCACGGCTACCGCAACGGCCAGGCGACGGTGCTGGCGCCCACCGGCACCATCGGATTCATGATGGACTGCGACACCACCGGGGTCGAGCCCGACATCGCGCTGGTGAAGTACAAGAAGCTGGTCGGCGGCGGGATGCTGAAGATCGTCAACCGCACCGTGCCGCTGGCGCTGCGCCGGCTCGGCTACGGCGAGGCGGCGGTCAAGGACATCGTCGCCCACATCGACGCCAAGGACACCATCGAGGGCGCGCCCCACCTGCGCGAGGAGGACCTCGCCGTCTTCGACTGCGCCTTCAAGCCCGCCGGCGGCACCCGGTCGATCGCCTGGCAGGGGCACGTGCGGATGATGGGCGCGGTCCAGCCGTTCCTCTCCGGCGCCATCTCCAAGACGGTGAACATGCCCCAGGACGCGACCGTCGACGACGTCGAGCGCGCCTACCTCGACGCCTGGAAGATGGGGCTGAAGGCGCTCGCCATCTACCGCGACGGCAGCAAGCGCAGCCAGCCGGTGGGCACGACGATCGCCAGCACCACCGGCGCCAAGCAGACCGCCGACCGGCCGCTGCGCCGCCGCCTCCCCTCCGAGCGCCAGGCGGTGACCCACAAGTTCGAGATCGGCGGCCACGAGGGCTACATCACCGTCGGCCTCTACGAGGACGGCACCCCCGGCGAGATCTTCGTGAAGATGGCCAAGGAGGGATCGACGGTCAGCGGCCTGATGGACAGCTTCGCCACCGCGATCTCGCTCACCCTGCAGTACGGCGTCCCGCTCAAGGTGCTGGTCGACAAGTTCTCGCACGCGCGGTTCGAGCCCAGCGGCTACACCGGCAACCCCGAGATCCCGATCGCCAAGTCGATCATGGACTACATCTTCCGCTGGCTGGCCTCGCGGTTCCTGCCCTGGGAGGAGCGCGATGCGCTCGGCATCATCCGCCGCGACGGCACCGAGCCCGGTGACGAGCCCCAGCTGGAGACACGCATCGTCGCGGCGCCCGCGGTGGCGGCGGCCCGCCACGACGTGCCGGTGGTGAGCCGCACCGCGCCCACCGCCTTCCTCAACCAGGAGGACGCTCCCTCCTGCAGCGACTGCGGCAGCCTGATGGTGCGCTCGGGAGCCTGCTACAAGTGCCTCAACTGCGGAGGCACCAGCGGCTGCAGCTGA
- the gnd gene encoding decarboxylating 6-phosphogluconate dehydrogenase: protein MQLGMIGLGRMGANLVRRLMRAGHECVVFDVNPEAVGRLEAEGAIGAASLDDFVARLTVPRAAWIMVPAALTGRTVDELAERMDAGDIIIDGGNSYYRDDIHRAAALTGRGLHYVDVGTSGGVWGLERGYCLMIGGETEVVDRLDPIFRTIAPGIDAAPRTPGRVGDPTPAEMGYLHCGPSGAGHFVKMVHNGIEYGLMAAYAEGLNVLRNANVGKREVVGDAETAPLTNPEYYQYDIDVADVTEVWRRGSVVASWLLDLTAKAFVESPRLEAFGGRVSDSGEGRWTVLAAVDEGVPANVLSAALYGRFSSRGLADFGDRILSAMRKEFGGHVERAAGE from the coding sequence ATGCAGCTGGGCATGATCGGCCTGGGACGGATGGGCGCGAACCTGGTGCGCCGGCTGATGCGTGCCGGGCACGAGTGCGTGGTCTTCGACGTCAATCCCGAGGCGGTGGGCCGCCTCGAGGCCGAGGGGGCGATCGGCGCCGCCTCGCTCGACGACTTCGTCGCCAGGCTGACGGTGCCGCGTGCCGCCTGGATCATGGTGCCGGCGGCGCTCACCGGTCGCACCGTCGACGAGCTCGCCGAGCGCATGGACGCCGGCGACATCATCATCGACGGCGGCAACTCCTACTACCGCGACGACATCCATCGCGCCGCGGCGCTGACCGGGCGCGGCCTCCACTACGTCGACGTCGGCACCAGCGGTGGCGTCTGGGGGCTGGAGCGCGGCTACTGCCTGATGATCGGCGGTGAGACCGAGGTGGTGGACCGGCTCGATCCGATCTTCCGCACCATCGCACCGGGCATCGACGCGGCGCCCCGCACCCCCGGGCGTGTGGGCGATCCCACCCCCGCCGAGATGGGCTACCTGCACTGCGGACCCTCCGGCGCGGGCCACTTCGTGAAGATGGTGCACAACGGCATCGAGTACGGCCTCATGGCGGCCTACGCCGAGGGGCTGAACGTGCTGCGCAACGCCAACGTGGGCAAGCGGGAGGTGGTCGGAGACGCCGAGACGGCACCGCTCACCAACCCAGAGTACTACCAGTACGACATCGATGTCGCCGATGTGACCGAGGTCTGGCGCCGGGGGAGCGTGGTCGCCTCCTGGCTGCTCGACCTCACCGCCAAGGCGTTCGTGGAGTCCCCGAGGCTGGAGGCGTTCGGGGGCCGGGTCTCCGATTCCGGCGAGGGGCGCTGGACGGTGCTCGCCGCCGTCGACGAGGGCGTGCCCGCCAACGTGCTGAGCGCCGCCCTCTACGGCCGCTTCAGCTCCCGCGGGCTCGCCGACTTCGGCGATCGCATCCTGTCGGCGATGCGCAAGGAGTTCGGCGGCCACGTCGAGCGGGCCGCCGGCGAATGA
- a CDS encoding glycerophosphodiester phosphodiesterase family protein, translating to MGGRIPVVLDLKGPAVAPVLAGWLARRRDPEAFAVSGDVEGDLLELRRRAPRVPRWRSLPGIPTGPSPWIRTVAGIACRRRDPRGLAPLAAGVLSAARAPRQRRIELLHLAALPWRRDLPVHLARLSGEVAAAGVVVAHRAVSPELCDTAARLGLPVAAWTVNRLEAVHRVMRCGVGIIVTDRVVPLRLGLAGYDE from the coding sequence GTGGGCGGGCGGATCCCGGTGGTGCTCGACCTCAAGGGCCCCGCGGTGGCGCCGGTGCTGGCCGGCTGGCTGGCGCGGCGCCGCGACCCCGAGGCCTTCGCGGTCTCCGGCGACGTCGAGGGGGACCTGCTCGAGCTCCGGCGGCGGGCGCCGCGGGTGCCTCGCTGGCGCAGCCTCCCCGGGATCCCCACCGGCCCCTCGCCCTGGATCCGCACCGTCGCCGGCATCGCCTGCCGCCGCCGCGACCCCCGCGGCCTCGCCCCGCTCGCCGCCGGCGTGCTGAGCGCGGCGCGCGCCCCCCGCCAGCGGCGCATCGAGCTGCTCCACCTCGCCGCCCTCCCCTGGCGCCGCGACCTCCCCGTGCACCTCGCCCGGCTCAGCGGGGAGGTCGCCGCCGCCGGGGTGGTGGTGGCGCACCGGGCGGTCAGCCCTGAGCTCTGCGACACCGCCGCCCGGCTCGGCCTGCCGGTCGCCGCCTGGACCGTCAACCGCCTCGAGGCGGTGCACCGGGTGATGCGCTGCGGCGTCGGCATCATCGTCACCGACCGGGTGGTGCCGCTGCGCCTGGGGCTGGCCGGCTACGACGAGTGA
- a CDS encoding GntR family transcriptional regulator, whose amino-acid sequence MQALDRASPLPLWAQLTEELRRRLLAAELDGRLPPEARLAADYEVSRQTVREAIRRLREAGLVTAARGRGTFVRGLDAAAPTAARPRSLLAAVEAAPGWRVRVLRLDRSAEPRAAAELGLPATAPLLHLERLWTVDGLPAAHDRVWLPGAGAAPLLDVDFASIPLHAALDRWCGLRVDAGSERVGLAVPSGEPRRLLGLEKRQTVLAVERLGRAGERPVEWGETLVRGDRCGLLVEWSPAGRGCAVEPQPPSTARRATPA is encoded by the coding sequence ATGCAGGCACTCGACCGGGCCAGTCCGCTGCCGCTCTGGGCCCAGCTGACCGAGGAGCTGCGCCGCCGCCTCCTCGCTGCCGAGCTCGACGGCCGGCTGCCCCCCGAGGCCCGGCTCGCCGCCGACTACGAGGTCAGCCGCCAGACCGTGCGGGAGGCGATCCGCAGGCTCCGGGAGGCCGGCCTGGTCACCGCCGCGCGCGGCCGCGGCACCTTCGTCCGCGGCCTCGATGCGGCGGCTCCGACGGCGGCCCGGCCCCGCAGCCTGCTCGCCGCGGTGGAGGCGGCGCCGGGCTGGCGGGTCCGGGTGCTCCGGCTCGACCGCAGCGCGGAGCCGAGGGCGGCCGCCGAGCTGGGGCTGCCCGCCACCGCCCCGCTCCTCCACCTCGAACGGCTCTGGACGGTGGACGGCCTCCCCGCGGCCCATGACCGGGTCTGGCTCCCCGGGGCCGGCGCCGCGCCGCTGCTCGACGTCGACTTCGCCTCCATCCCCCTCCACGCCGCGCTCGACCGGTGGTGCGGGCTGCGGGTCGACGCCGGCTCCGAACGGGTCGGCCTCGCCGTCCCGAGCGGCGAGCCCCGCCGCCTCCTCGGCCTCGAGAAGCGTCAGACCGTGCTCGCGGTCGAGCGCCTCGGCCGCGCCGGCGAGCGCCCGGTGGAGTGGGGCGAGACCCTGGTCCGGGGCGACCGTTGCGGCCTGCTGGTGGAGTGGTCCCCCGCCGGCCGCGGCTGCGCAGTCGAGCCTCAGCCGCCGAGCACCGCCCGGCGAGCCACCCCGGCGTAG